A DNA window from Leptolyngbya sp. KIOST-1 contains the following coding sequences:
- a CDS encoding STAS domain-containing protein gives MAESLTLTVSLRGTRDVRGTYQLFRLTGLLDAFSEPAFRKAMTKYVDAGPTNIILDLAAIDFVDSSGLGALVQLVKKATTEGGTVQVVTNPRVTQTVKLVRLEKFLSLQPSVEDAIANLDNPPSE, from the coding sequence ATCGCTGAATCTCTAACCCTGACCGTAAGTTTACGAGGCACTCGCGATGTCAGGGGAACCTACCAACTGTTTCGCCTCACCGGCCTTCTGGACGCGTTCTCGGAACCTGCCTTTCGCAAGGCAATGACCAAGTACGTCGATGCCGGGCCGACCAATATTATCCTTGATCTGGCGGCTATCGATTTTGTCGATAGTTCTGGACTGGGTGCGCTGGTGCAGCTCGTGAAAAAAGCCACTACCGAAGGGGGCACCGTGCAGGTGGTCACCAACCCCCGCGTGACCCAAACCGTTAAGCTGGTGCGGCTAGAGAAATTTCTGTCGCTCCAGCCTTCGGTGGAAGATGCGATCGCCAATCTAGATAACCCACCCAGCGAATAG